Proteins encoded within one genomic window of Pectobacterium araliae:
- the rimO gene encoding 30S ribosomal protein S12 methylthiotransferase RimO, with product MQQPRIGFVSLGCPKNLVDSERILTELRTEGYQVVPRYDDAELVIVNTCGFIDSAVQESLEAIGEALNENGKVIVTGCLGAKENQIREVHPKVLEITGPHSYEQVLSHVHQYVPKPTHNPFTSLVPEQGVKLTPRHYAYLKISEGCNHRCTFCIIPSMRGDLDSRPIGSVLDEAKRLVDAGVKELLVISQDTSAYGADVKQRTGFWNGQPVKTSMVSLCEQLASLGVWVRLHYVYPYPHVDDVIPLMAEGKILPYLDIPLQHASPKILKLMKRPGAVERTLERIKRWREICPDLTLRSTFIVGFPGETEEDFQMLLDFLKEAKLDRVGCFKFSPVDGASANAFPDQVPEEVKEERFHRFMQLQQAISTQRLQDKIGRDVLVLIDEIDEEGAIGRSMADAPEIDGAVYLNGETGVKVGDIVKVKIEHADEYDLWGSRV from the coding sequence ATGCAACAACCACGTATCGGCTTTGTTTCCCTCGGTTGCCCGAAAAACCTCGTCGACTCCGAGAGGATTCTGACCGAACTGCGTACTGAAGGTTATCAGGTCGTGCCACGTTATGACGACGCTGAACTGGTGATCGTCAATACCTGTGGTTTTATTGACAGCGCCGTACAAGAGTCGCTGGAAGCCATCGGCGAAGCACTGAATGAAAACGGCAAAGTCATCGTGACGGGCTGTCTGGGTGCCAAAGAAAACCAAATACGCGAAGTGCATCCCAAAGTTCTGGAAATTACCGGCCCGCATAGCTACGAGCAAGTGCTGTCGCACGTGCATCAATATGTCCCAAAACCGACGCACAATCCGTTTACCAGCCTGGTTCCCGAGCAGGGCGTAAAACTCACGCCGCGCCATTACGCCTATCTGAAAATTTCAGAAGGCTGTAACCACCGCTGTACGTTCTGCATCATCCCTTCCATGCGTGGCGATCTCGATAGCCGTCCAATCGGTTCGGTACTGGATGAAGCGAAACGTCTGGTTGATGCTGGCGTAAAAGAACTGCTGGTGATTTCTCAGGATACGTCGGCATACGGCGCAGATGTGAAGCAACGCACTGGCTTTTGGAACGGACAACCGGTCAAAACCAGTATGGTCAGCCTGTGTGAACAACTGGCGTCGCTAGGCGTGTGGGTGCGTCTGCATTACGTCTACCCTTACCCGCACGTAGACGATGTGATCCCGCTAATGGCTGAAGGCAAAATCCTGCCTTATCTGGATATTCCGCTCCAGCACGCTAGCCCGAAAATCCTCAAGCTGATGAAGCGTCCCGGTGCGGTAGAAAGAACGTTGGAGCGCATTAAACGCTGGCGCGAAATTTGCCCAGACTTAACGCTGCGTTCAACCTTTATTGTCGGCTTCCCCGGCGAAACGGAAGAAGATTTCCAGATGCTGCTCGATTTCCTGAAAGAAGCCAAACTTGATCGCGTGGGCTGTTTCAAATTCAGCCCAGTCGACGGTGCTTCGGCAAATGCATTTCCCGATCAGGTACCGGAAGAGGTTAAAGAAGAACGTTTCCACCGCTTCATGCAATTGCAGCAGGCGATTTCCACCCAGCGTTTGCAGGACAAAATTGGTCGTGACGTGCTGGTGCTGATCGATGAAATCGATGAAGAAGGTGCCATTGGCCGTAGCATGGCCGATGCCCCTGAAATTGACGGTGCCGTTTACCTGAACGGCGAAACTGGCGTGAAAGTCGGTGACATCGTCAAAGTGAAAATCGAGCACGCAGACGAATACGATCTGTGGGGTAGCCGGGTTTAA
- the sanA gene encoding outer membrane permeability protein SanA produces the protein MWKRLTFGLLALIGVLLLSAFALDRWISWKTAPFIYDELQTLPKRQVGVVLGTAKYYRTGVINQYYLFRMQGTINAYNSGKVSYLLLSGDNALQSYNEPMTMRRDLISAGVPPSDIVLDYAGFRTLDSIVRTRKVFDTNDFTIITQRFHCERALFIALHLGIQAQCYAVPSPKNMMTVRVREFGARLGALFDLYILKREPRFLGPQVPIPAEHTIPEDAPDYPAVLPEQVVTPPVSQAKPDQLMRTAPTPKQQNEKTTQ, from the coding sequence ATGTGGAAACGCCTGACATTCGGTTTGTTAGCCCTCATTGGCGTGCTGCTGCTCTCTGCTTTTGCGCTCGATCGCTGGATCAGTTGGAAAACCGCGCCTTTCATTTATGATGAACTTCAGACGTTGCCAAAGCGTCAGGTCGGCGTCGTATTGGGGACAGCAAAATACTACCGTACTGGCGTGATCAATCAGTATTACCTGTTCCGCATGCAAGGGACAATTAACGCTTATAACAGCGGTAAGGTCAGCTATCTGTTATTAAGCGGTGATAACGCGCTGCAAAGTTACAATGAACCGATGACGATGCGCCGCGATTTGATCTCTGCGGGCGTTCCGCCTTCAGATATCGTGCTGGATTACGCGGGGTTCCGCACGCTGGACTCCATCGTCAGAACGCGCAAGGTGTTTGATACCAACGATTTCACCATCATCACTCAGCGTTTTCACTGCGAGCGTGCACTCTTCATCGCGCTGCACCTCGGCATTCAGGCACAATGTTACGCCGTGCCTTCCCCCAAAAATATGATGACGGTGCGGGTGCGTGAGTTTGGTGCTCGTTTGGGGGCGCTGTTCGATCTGTATATCCTCAAACGCGAGCCGCGCTTTTTAGGACCACAGGTGCCGATTCCCGCCGAGCATACCATCCCAGAGGATGCGCCAGATTATCCTGCCGTTTTGCCGGAACAGGTAGTCACTCCACCAGTTAGTCAGGCTAAACCTGACCAACTGATGAGAACAGCGCCAACCCCTAAGCAGCAGAACGAGAAAACCACACAGTAA
- a CDS encoding methyl-accepting chemotaxis protein, which produces MNFLKNITIRAMLLTILGLFLVVWGGASFFTTTSLSNMTKLLESSETQRKNVEMLVKGNDQYFRTVTRLLRSMDFQQTGETAEAEKVFTTATAAFKNTSDQLTAFKAVGHAGVDKETADNMIAAWTRLLDTGLTPMLNAARDNRQEEFRQLFRTAYPPLSVAFGSNMDKYQTAIMSSSETSMKEVYGLVDWSNYILLGAVVLGLFILLLTDRYLVHYLVKPLDMIKGYFRVLAAGQLGHPLEEFGRNCAGQLIPYLKEMQGSLVNTVSIIRDSSASIHQGSSEIKSGNNDLSARTEQQAAALEQTAASMEELSATVKQNADNVHQATKLAQDASVAAKKGGDVTADVMATMASITTSSKKIADITSVINGIAFQTNILALNAAVEAARAGEQGRGFAVVAGEVRNLAQRSAQAAKEIESLIAESVQRVNMGSNQVTQTGEAMDSIISAITRVNDLMGEIASASDEQSRGITQIGQAVTEMDGVTQQNAALVQESAAAAASLEDQARQLTEAVSVFQLSGSEALHRPQPRLAEKAPAAQKTMLLAAAGGKKGNANDNWETF; this is translated from the coding sequence GTGAACTTTTTAAAAAATATCACCATCAGGGCAATGCTTTTAACAATATTGGGTCTGTTCCTGGTTGTATGGGGGGGCGCCTCTTTCTTTACTACCACCTCATTAAGCAACATGACCAAGTTATTGGAATCCAGTGAAACTCAGCGTAAGAACGTAGAGATGCTGGTAAAAGGCAATGACCAGTATTTTCGTACGGTTACTCGGTTGTTGCGTTCGATGGATTTCCAGCAAACGGGCGAAACAGCGGAAGCAGAAAAAGTATTTACCACAGCGACTGCTGCGTTTAAAAATACGTCAGATCAACTGACGGCGTTTAAAGCGGTTGGACATGCCGGTGTTGATAAAGAAACGGCAGACAACATGATCGCCGCGTGGACTCGACTGCTGGATACCGGGTTGACGCCGATGCTGAACGCCGCGCGTGATAATCGTCAGGAAGAGTTCCGTCAGCTTTTTCGTACTGCATACCCGCCGCTGAGCGTGGCGTTTGGCAGTAACATGGATAAATATCAGACCGCGATTATGTCATCGTCAGAGACGTCAATGAAAGAGGTCTACGGTCTGGTTGACTGGAGTAATTATATTCTGCTGGGGGCGGTAGTCCTTGGGCTGTTTATCTTGCTGTTGACGGATCGCTATCTGGTTCACTATCTGGTCAAACCGTTGGATATGATCAAAGGGTACTTCCGAGTTCTGGCTGCCGGTCAGCTTGGTCACCCGCTTGAAGAGTTTGGCCGAAACTGTGCTGGACAGCTGATTCCTTACCTGAAAGAGATGCAGGGCAGTCTGGTTAATACGGTTTCTATTATCCGCGACAGTTCAGCATCGATTCATCAAGGCTCAAGCGAAATTAAAAGTGGCAACAACGACCTGTCTGCACGTACCGAACAGCAGGCTGCCGCTCTGGAGCAAACGGCTGCCAGTATGGAAGAACTGAGTGCGACGGTGAAACAGAATGCCGATAACGTTCATCAAGCAACGAAGCTGGCGCAGGACGCCTCCGTTGCAGCGAAGAAGGGCGGCGACGTCACGGCCGATGTGATGGCGACAATGGCGAGTATTACGACCAGCTCGAAGAAAATTGCCGACATTACCAGCGTGATCAACGGCATTGCTTTCCAGACCAACATTCTGGCGCTGAATGCGGCGGTAGAAGCCGCTAGAGCCGGTGAGCAAGGTCGTGGTTTTGCGGTGGTCGCGGGTGAAGTTCGTAATCTGGCACAGCGCAGTGCTCAGGCAGCGAAAGAGATTGAAAGCCTGATTGCAGAATCGGTTCAACGCGTCAACATGGGGTCAAATCAAGTCACACAAACTGGCGAAGCGATGGATTCCATTATTTCCGCGATTACTCGTGTGAACGATCTGATGGGTGAAATCGCCTCGGCGTCGGATGAACAGAGTCGCGGTATTACCCAGATTGGTCAGGCGGTGACTGAGATGGATGGTGTTACACAGCAGAACGCCGCACTGGTACAGGAATCTGCCGCCGCCGCTGCATCGCTGGAAGATCAGGCTCGTCAGTTAACTGAAGCGGTATCGGTGTTCCAACTGTCGGGTTCAGAGGCACTTCATCGTCCTCAACCGCGTCTGGCAGAGAAAGCGCCAGCCGCGCAAAAAACGATGTTATTAGCGGCCGCAGGCGGTAAGAAGGGCAATGCTAACGACAACTGGGAAACCTTCTGA
- the yeiB gene encoding DUF418 domain-containing protein YeiB, protein MPSHIIPSPQSPPSRIVTLDFARGVAILGILLLNITAFGLPHAAYLNPAWQGQATLSDALTWAVMDLLAQAKFLTLFSLLFGASLQLLLSRGKQWIHARLFWLMIIGLIHAIFLWDGDILLDYALIGLVCYGMIRHAESSQLLMRTGAVLYLVGIGVLFVLSQILSLQPGRFWLPGMADIAYETYWRALGGSEAWSNRVDLLTESLLSLGVQYGWLLAGSMLLGAGLMRSGWLKGEFSTAHYRKVALWLIPLGVAINSIGVVGQWLVDWEYRWSGLLLQIPRELSSPLQAIGYLALCYGFWARLCQWRITYWITDVGRMALTNYLLQTLICVVLFNQFGLFMAFSRLQLLALVPAIWIVNVVFSHYWLRYFRQGPLEWLWRKLTNTIGKTA, encoded by the coding sequence ATGCCTTCTCACATTATACCGTCACCTCAATCGCCGCCTTCGCGGATCGTTACGCTGGATTTTGCCCGCGGCGTCGCCATTCTGGGTATTTTACTGCTGAATATTACAGCGTTCGGTTTACCGCATGCGGCATACCTCAACCCAGCCTGGCAGGGACAAGCCACGTTATCTGATGCGTTAACGTGGGCTGTTATGGATCTGCTTGCACAGGCAAAGTTTCTCACGCTGTTTTCCCTTCTGTTTGGTGCGAGCTTACAACTGCTGTTGTCGCGGGGGAAACAGTGGATACATGCACGGCTGTTCTGGCTGATGATCATCGGGTTAATTCATGCCATTTTCCTGTGGGATGGGGACATTTTGCTCGACTATGCGCTGATTGGGCTGGTGTGTTACGGCATGATACGTCATGCGGAAAGCAGTCAGTTGCTAATGCGTACGGGGGCGGTTCTGTATCTGGTGGGGATCGGCGTGCTGTTTGTGCTGAGCCAAATTTTGAGCCTGCAACCGGGACGGTTCTGGCTGCCAGGCATGGCGGATATCGCCTATGAGACGTATTGGCGGGCGTTAGGTGGATCGGAAGCGTGGAGTAATCGCGTCGATCTGCTCACGGAAAGCCTATTGTCGCTGGGCGTACAGTATGGCTGGCTGCTGGCGGGTTCCATGTTGTTGGGGGCTGGGTTGATGCGCAGTGGTTGGCTGAAAGGCGAATTCAGCACGGCACATTACAGGAAGGTGGCACTGTGGCTGATTCCGCTGGGCGTGGCGATTAACAGCATTGGGGTAGTAGGGCAATGGCTGGTGGACTGGGAGTATCGCTGGAGTGGCCTGTTATTGCAGATTCCGCGTGAACTGAGTTCACCCTTGCAGGCGATTGGGTATCTGGCATTGTGCTACGGCTTTTGGGCCAGGCTGTGCCAATGGCGAATCACGTATTGGATCACGGATGTCGGGCGTATGGCGTTAACCAACTATTTACTGCAAACGCTGATTTGTGTGGTGTTGTTTAACCAATTTGGCCTGTTTATGGCCTTCAGTCGCCTGCAACTGCTGGCATTGGTTCCCGCTATCTGGATCGTTAATGTCGTCTTTTCCCACTACTGGCTACGTTATTTCCGCCAAGGGCCGCTTGAATGGTTATGGCGTAAACTCACCAATACAATAGGGAAAACGGCGTAG
- the folE gene encoding GTP cyclohydrolase I FolE, which produces MSSLSKEAVMVHEALLARGLETPLRGALLDRDTRKQRISEHMTEIMNLLSLDLSDDSLAETPTRIAKMYVDEIFSGLDYANFPKITIIENKMKVDEMVTVRDITLTSTCEHHFVTIDGKATVAYIPKDGVIGLSKLNRIVQFFSQRPQVQERLTQQILVALQTLLGTNNVAVSIDAVHYCVKARGIRDATSATTTTSLGGLFKSSQNTRQEFLRAVRHHN; this is translated from the coding sequence ATGTCATCACTAAGTAAAGAAGCCGTTATGGTGCACGAAGCACTGCTGGCACGCGGTCTGGAAACGCCGCTGCGCGGGGCGTTGTTGGATCGGGATACGCGTAAGCAACGTATTTCCGAGCATATGACGGAAATTATGAATTTGCTGAGCCTCGATCTGAGCGATGACAGTCTGGCTGAAACACCGACGCGTATCGCCAAAATGTACGTTGATGAAATATTCTCTGGTTTGGATTACGCCAACTTTCCCAAAATCACCATCATTGAAAACAAAATGAAGGTCGATGAAATGGTTACCGTGCGGGATATCACCCTGACCAGCACCTGTGAACACCATTTCGTGACGATCGATGGGAAAGCGACGGTCGCGTATATTCCGAAAGATGGCGTCATCGGCTTATCAAAGCTCAACCGCATCGTCCAGTTTTTCTCGCAACGCCCTCAGGTGCAGGAGCGCTTAACGCAGCAGATTTTGGTCGCGCTGCAAACGCTGTTGGGAACAAACAACGTAGCGGTGTCGATTGATGCGGTGCACTACTGTGTGAAAGCGCGTGGCATTCGTGATGCGACCAGTGCTACGACCACAACATCGCTCGGCGGACTGTTTAAATCCAGCCAGAACACGCGTCAGGAATTTTTACGCGCGGTACGCCACCATAATTAA